In Microbacterium sp. ABRD28, the genomic stretch GAGTCCGATGGGCGTCACGGTGCGCCGCACGCGCGCGACGAACCGCTCCTCCCCCTCGCGCGCGTCGTCGACGAGCGGATCGGGCCCGAGCTTCGCCAGGGACTGCTCCACCTCATCGGGCGTCTGGATGACGCACGCGGTCGGTCCCCGCAGATCCGCGCAGGTGAGGTCGGTGAGCAACCGCAACCGCACCTGGCCGCGCACCGGGGGCGGCCACTCCTCGGAATCGGCTTCCCCCGGGAGACCCGTGGTCTGCTCCGACATCCGCACGCGGCCGCGCGCGCGGCGAGGGGCGCCGATCGAGGTCAGGGAGTTCTCCCCGGCCGCATCAAGGATCGCCTCCGGCGGCGTCCCGCGCTGATTGGTCTGGCCCATCCGACCGTTCGACGCGGCGATCGTCGGATCGGAGACGATCTCGCCGGCGAAGTCCCATGCGCCGTACAGACCGAGGTGCACGCGCAGCCACAGGTCGCCGTCGAAGGCGACGAACATCTGCTTCCCGACCGCCCGGGATTCACGCGCTTCGCGCCCGTCGATGAGTGCCGCGCCCTCGGCGAAGCGTCCCTGAGGACTCGATGCCGTCACCGTTCGCCCGACGAAGTTCTGCGCGATCTGTCGGGCGATGCGGTGGACGGAATGGCCCTCGGGCACCGGTGTCAGCCGGCCTCGGGATCGAAAGAGCTGGTCTCGTCGGCCAGGACATCGGCCTGTGCAGCACCGGTCGCGGTTCCGGTCGCTCGTGGGTCGGGGGCGAGGCTCCCGTCTGCCTCGAAGGCCGCGATCTGCGCGATGCGACGCTCATGCCGCTCCTCACGCGAGAACGGCGTCGCGATGAAGCGGTCGATGAACGCCGATGCCTCGTCGAAGGTGTGCTGGCGGGCACCGATCGCGATCACGTTGGCGTCGTTGTGCTCGCGCGCGAGTTCAGCTGTCGCGATGCTCCACACCAGCGCGGCGCGGATGCCCGCGACCTTGTTCGCGGCGATCTGCTCGCCGTTGCCCGATCCTCCGAAGACCACGCCGAGCGACTCCAGACCCGCGGCCTGGTCTCGCACGACGGCCTGCGCCGCCCGTATGCAGAAGGCCGGATAGTCATCGAGCGCGTCGTACTCGATCGGACCGTGATCGATGACCTGATGCCCCTGCGCGGCGAGATGGTGCTGCAGCTGCGTGGAGAACTCGAGACCGGCGTGGTCGGTGGCGATGTGGATGCGCATGGCCTTCATCCTAGGGAGGCGGAAACGGGCGGATCGGACGGAACGGCGCCGCTCCTCGCGGCGCCTGCGACCTACGGCGCGATGCCCGACGCCGCCGGCTTGAAGCCCGCCCGCACGTTCTCGCAGCAACCCGGTCGACACACATCGAACCACGGCCCCAGATCGGTACGATGCGGCCGATCCGCTGCGGGGGTGCCCTTCAGCCGCTCCTCGATGAGGTCGACCAGCCCACGCACATAAGCCGGATCGATCCCCGGCGTCTGCGTCCGCACGGCACGCAGACCCGCCTCCTCCGCAGCCTCCATCGCCTCGGTGTCGAGATCCCACATGACCTCCATGTGGTCGCTGACGAACCCGAGCGGAACGATCACCACCGCCTGCGCTCCGACCTCGGGAAGCCCTTCGATGACGTCGACGACGTCCGGCTCCAGCCAGGGCTGGGTCGGCGGGCCCGATCGGGACTGGTAGACGAGCTGCCACGGCACGCCGGCGGCCGCCGGGATCTCCGCGGCGATGTCGGCCATCACGACCTCGGCGACCGCGAGGTGCTGCGCTTCGTAGGCACCCCCCGGACCGAAGTCGCGGTCCCGGGGGCCGGACCGCTCGGCATCGGCGGTGGGGATGCTGTGCGTGGAGAACAGCACGTGGATCCGCGACGGGTCGATTCCGTCATCGAGCAGGCCCGAGATCGCGCCATGCACTCCGTCGACGAACGGCCGGACGAATCCGGGGTGGTCGAAGAACTGGCGCACCTTGTCGATGGTCACGGTGTCGCCCAGGCCCGTCTCGTTCAGAGCCCGTGCGAAGTCCTCGCGGTACTGCCGGCAGCTCGAGAACGAGCTGTACGCGCTCGTGGCGAGTCCCAGAAGGGTCGTGTGTCCGGCGTCAGCGGCCTGACGCACGGCCTCGTCGAGGTACGGCGCCCAGTTCCGGTTGCCCCAGTACACGGGCAGGTCGATCCCGCGGGAGGCGAGCTCCGTTTCGAGAGCGGCCTTCAACGCGCGATTCTGCGCATTGATGGGGCTGACGCCACCGAAGTGACGGTAATGGTGGGCGACCTCCTCGAGGCGCTCGTCGGGGATCCCCCGTCCGCGGGTGACATTGCGGAGGAAGGGGATGACATCGTCCTGTCCCTCGGGGCCGCCGAAGCCGGCGAGGAGCACGGCGTCGTAGGCGACGGGGGTCTCGACGTGCGGCGCTCCCGAAGCGGCGGCCGGGGAGGCGAACAGAACCGTGGGGGTGTCGGAGCTGGTGTCCTGGGGGGCGAGTTCGGTCACCCTGCCATCCTCGCATCGCGCGACGGCACTGGCGCCGGGCGTAGGCTGGTGCAGTTGTCAGCGGTGCCGGTGCCACAGGGCCGCGCCGCTCCGTCTACCCCCAGACCCCGGGAGAACAGCCGTGCCAGGAGAGAACCTCACCCGCCTCGAGGCCCAGGAGCGTCGAGCCGTCGTCGACACCGACTCCTACCAGGTCGATCTCGATCTCACTCGGGGTGCGGAGATCTTCGGTTCGCGAACGGTCGTCCGCTTCCGGGGGCAGCCGGGAAGTTCGACCTTCATCGACCTGATCGCCCGCGATGTCCGCGAGATCACGCTGAACGGCCGGTCGATCGATCCCGCCACGGCCTTCGCCGATTCCCGCATCGCGCTCGACGGTCTCGCCGAGGACAACGAGCTGGTCATCGACGCCGACTGCGTCTACACCAACACCGGTGAGGGGCTTCACCGCTTCGTCGATCCCGTCGACGGCGAGGTCTACCTCTATTCGCAATTCGAGGTTCCCGACTCCCGGCGCATGTTCGCCGTCTTCGAGCAGCCCGACCTGAAAGCGACCTTCCGCTTCACCGTGACGGCTCCCGAGGCCTGGGAAGTCGTCTCCAACTCCCCGACGCCCGAGCCGGCCCGGCACGGCGACGGGACGGCGACCTGGGATTTCGAGCCGACGCCCCGCATCTCCTCGTACATCACCGCCCTCATCGCCGGGCCCTACGAGAAGACCTTCTCCGAGCTGACCAGCGCCTCGGGTCGGGTCATCCCCCTCGGCGTCTACGCTCGCAAAAGCCTGTGGAACCACCTCGACGCCGACTACGTCTTCGACAAGACGCGTCAGGGCTTCGCCTACTTCGAGGAAAAGTTCGACTACCCCTACCCGTTCGCCAAGTACGACCAGCTGTTCGTTCCGGAGTTCAACGCCGGCGCCATGGAGAACGCGGGAGCGGTGACCTTCACCGAGACCTACGTGTTCCGCAGCAAGGTGACCGACGCCGTCCGGGAGCGTCGCGTGGTCACCATCCTCCATGAGCTCGCCCACATGTGGTTCGGCGACCTCGTCACGATGAAGTGGTGGAACGACCTCTGGCTGAACGAATCGTTCGCCGAGTGGGCCTCCACCATCGCCACCGCCGAGGCGACCGAATGGACAGAGGCGTGGACGACCTTCAACGCCATGGAGAAGACCTGGGCGTACCGCCAGGATCAGCTCCCGTCCACCCACCCGGTCGTCGCCGAGATCAACGACCTCGAGGACGTCCAGGTCAACTTCGACGGCATCACCTACGCCAAGGGGGGCTCGGTTCTCAAGCAGCTCGCTGCGTGGGTCGGGATCGAGGCGTTCTTCGCCGGGGTCGCGGCCTACTTCATGAAGCACGAGTGGTCCAACACCGAGCTGTCGGACCTGCTGACCGAGCTCGAGGCCACGAGCGGTCGCGAGCTCACCACCTGGTCGAAGAAGTGGCTCGAGACGGCCGGGGTGAACACCCTCTCCCCCGTCATCGACGAATCCCCCGACGGGACGATCCGTCGATTCGCGATCATCCAGACAGCTCCGGCGGACTACCCCACGATCCGCCCCCACCGTCTCGGCGTCGGCTTCTACACCCTCCAGGACGGCGCTCTGGTGCGCACCCACGCGGTGGAGCTGGACGTCGACGGCGACCGCACCGAGGTGCCGGAACTGGCGGGCCTCGTCCGCCCCGACCTGGTGCTGCTCAACGACGGAGACCTCGCCTACGCCAAGATCCGCCTGGACGAGCGTTCCCTTCAGACCGCCATCGACCACCTCGCGGGGATCGCCGACCCGCTCGCCCGATCGCTGGTGTGGGGCGCCGCATGGGATCAGACGCGCGATGCCGAGGCTTCGGCCACCGACTACGTCGATCTGGTGCTGCGCAACATCGCCTCCGAGACCGAATCGACAACGGTGCGCACGACCCTGGCACAGCTGCTCCTGGCCTCCAGCTCGTACGTCACCCCCGAGAAGCGGGATGACACCCGCCGTCGCGTCGCCGGACACCTGTGGGCTCTCGCGCAGAACGCCCCGGCCGGCAGCGACAGCCAGCTGCAGTTCGTCACCGCCTTCGCGGCGGCGGCCTGCACTCAGGAGCAGTGGGCGGCGGTGAAGAGCCTCCGCGACGGCGACGTGGTCCTCGACGGTCTGCAGATCGACACCGACCTCTCGTGGCAGCTGCTGGTCTCCCTCGCCGCCGGCGGGATCGCCTCGATCGGCGACATCGAGACCGCTCTGGCCGCGGACAACACCGCCAAGGGTGGTGAGTTCGCCGCCCAGGCCCGCGCCGCGCTGCCCTTCCCCGAGGCCAAACGCGCCGCATGGGCGTCGCTGGTCGACCGTGACGACCTTCCCAACACCGTGGTCCGATCCGCTTCCCTCGGATTCGTCAACCCCGCCGGCCGCGACCTGCTCGCCGACTACGTGCAGCCGTATTTCGACATGCTGCTGCCGGTCTGGGAGTCGCGCACCTACAAGATCGCGGAGTACCTCATCGCGGGGCTCTATCCCGCCCCGCTGGCGAACACGGCGCTCCGCGACGCCACCCGCGCGTGGCTCGCGGAGCACGCGGACGCACCGGCCGCCCTTCGCCGACTGGTGCAGGAGAACCTCGCCGGCGTCGAGCGCGCGTTGGCAGTGCAGGAGCGCGACGCGCAGTAAGCAGCATCCCTTCCGCTCGCGGCCCTCAGGAGATCCTGGGGGCCGCGTCGTTAGGATCTGAGACCGATGACTGTCATCTCCGTCTCCGCGTCCGCAGCGCCCGCCGAGGAGCCTCCCGCCCTCCCCGCACCCTGGGATGTCGTCCTGCCCGTCCTGCAAGAGATCGGGTGGCGAGCGTTGCAGGTCGCGATCATCGTCGTGGCCGCCCTGCTCATCGCCATCATCCTCCGGGCCGTCATCCGCAGGGTCGTCGATCGCATCGTCTCCGGTGCGAAGAACCGTGCCCGCGTCGACGACACGCAGGCGCTGGAGCGCTCCCCCGTCGCACAGGTGCGCGTCGTCCAGCGGACCCGCACGCTCGGCTCGATCCTGCAGAACATCGTCGGGGTCACGATCATCGTCGTGGCGCTGCTCCTCATCGTCTCGGTGATCAACCCGAACATCCTGGGGTCGCTCACCCTCCTGACAGCGGCCGTCGGCGCCGGCCTCGGCTTCGGCGCCCAGAACATCGTCAAGGACGTTCTCAACGGCATCTTCATCGTCGCCGAGGACCAGGTGGGGATCGGCGACGTCGTCGATCTGGGGCTCGCCACCGGCATCGTGGAGTACGTCAGCGTCCGGGTCACCCACGTCCGTGACGTCAACGGCACCCTCTGGTACGTCCGCAACGGCGAGATCACCCGCATCGGCAACCTGTCGCAGGGATGGTCTCGGGTCATCGTCGACGTCGGAGTTCCCGCCGACTCCGACATCGACGAGGTCGAACATGCACTGCAGGATGCCGCGACGGGACTTGCGAAGGATCCCAAGTGGCGCTCCCGGATCGTCGACCGGCCCGAGGTCTGGGGATTGGAGGCGGTCACCGGCGAGACACTGGTGCTCCGGGTGGTGATCCGCACGCGGGCCCACTCGAAGGACGATGTCGCCCGGGAGCTGCGTGTCCGTGTGAAGCGGGCGACCGATGACCTGGGGCTGAGCGCCACCGTCACCTCGGTGCGGCTCGAGGGCCATGACGGCGCCCACCGAGTGCGCGGCGCGAACCCGCCCAAGACGAAGCCGACCCCTGTGCCGATCGCCGCGGAGCGACCGGTCTGGCGCCCGAAGCTGCGCCCCCGACGCTCGCGCGAAACCCCGCCGCCGCCGGGCACGGCACCCCCCGGGACCACCACCCCGCCCGATGCGGACGCGTAGATTGGAGGCTGGCGCCGCGGAGGTGCCGCCTTCGGAAGGAGCCCCGAGCCGGTGAGTGACGCCGAGACATCGCCACGGTCGTTCTACGACGAGGTGGGCGGCCACGACACCTTCGTCCGACTCGTGGACGTCTTCTATCGGGAGGTGGCCGCCGATCAGGTCCTGCGCCCGATGTACCCGGAGGAGGACCTCGGACCGGCCAAGGATCGCCTGACGCTGTTCCTCGAGCAGTACTGGGGCGGCCCGACGACCTACAGTCTCCAGCGGGGCCACCCGCGGTTGAGGATGCGCCACGCCCCGTTCCACGTCAATCCCGACGCGCGGGACCGGTGGCTGCGCCACATGCGGACCGCCGTCGACGAACTCCGGCTGCCTCCTCTGCAGGAGGAGACGCTGTGGGATTACCTGCACCGGGCGGCCTTCGCGATGGTGAACACCTTCGAGCCGACGAAGGGGTCGTGATGGCGTCGACGGAGGTCCTGCAGGCCGATGTCCTCGTGATCGGGTGGGGCCTGGCAGGTCTCGTCGCGACCGCCGAGGCGGTGAGCGCGGGAAAGCGCGTGATCCTGCTGGATCAGGAGCCGCGCAGCAACCTCGGCGGTCAGGCCTGGTGGTCTTTCGGCGGCCTCTTCCTGGTGGACTCCCCCGAGCAGCGGCGAATGGGCGTACGGGATTCCCTGGCCCTCGCCGAGCAGGACTGGTGGGGAACGGCCGGCTTCGACAGGCCCGAGGACCTCTGGCCCCGCCGGTGGGCCGAGGCCTACCTCGACTTCGCCGCGGGCGAGAAGCGGGCGTGGTTGCGCGGCAAAGGGATGTCGTTCTTCCCGGTCGTCGGCTGGGCCGAACGCGGAGGCTACGGCGCGACCGGCCCCGGCAACTCCGTCCCGCGATTCCACATCACCTGGGGCACGGGCCCCGGCGTCGTGGCGCCCTTCCTCCGAGACGTCGAACGCGCGGAGGCGGAGGGACGCGTGACGATCCTGCCCCGCCACCGGGTCACGGGGCTCCTCCCCCGCGACGGAGCGATCGGCGGTGCAGAGGGCCAGATCCTCGCACCCTCCGGCTCCGCTCGCGGGCGTCCGAGTTCTCGCGAGGTGGTGGCCGACTTCCAGATCACGGCCGGAGCCACCATCGTCGCGTCGGGAGGGATCGGCGGCAACCACGATCTCGTCCGTCAGGCGTGGCCGGACCGACTGGGCACACCGCCCGAGCGGATGCTCGCGGGGGTCCCCGCCTACGTCGACGGGTCGATGATGCAGACGGCGGCAGCCTCGGGTGCGCGGGTGATCAACAGCGATCGGATGTGGCACTACGTCGAGGGGCTGCACAACGTCGACCCGGTCTGGCCCGCCCACGGAATCCGCATCCTGCCTGGTCCTTCCTCGCTGTGGCTGGATGCCCGAGGAACCCGCCTCCCCGTGCCGCTGTACCCCGGATTCGACACCCTCGGCACTCTCGCCCACCTGCGCCGGACCGGATTCGATCACTCCTGGTTCGTGCTCTCCTCCCGCATCGTGGAGAAGGAGTTCACGCTGTCGGGCAGCGAGCAGAATCCCGACCTGACCGGCAAAGATCTGCCCCTGCTCATCCGTTCCCGTCTCGGCAAGGGCGCCGCCGGGCCGGTGCAGGCGTTCCTCGACCACGGTGAGGACTTCGTGGTGCGCGACACCCTCGACGATCTGATCGCCGGCATGCAGGCCCTCCCGGGCGGCGACGTCCTGGACGGCGCGCAGGTGCGGCGCGAGGTGGAAGCCCGCGACCGCGAGGTCGAGAACCCCTTCACCAAGGATGCACAGATCGCGATGCTGCGCTCCGCGCGTGCATTCCGAGGTGACCGGCTGATCCGCACCGCCGCGCCGCACCGACTGCTGGACCCCAAGGCGGGCCCCCTCATCGCGGTGCGCCTCGGCGTCGTCACCAGGAAGACCCTCGGCGGTATCGAGACCGATCTCGACGGCCGTGCCCTGGGCGAAGGAGGCTCGGCTGTGCCGGGGCTGTTCGCCGCGGGTGAGGCGAGCGGATTCGGTGGCGGCGGCGTCCACGGATACCGGGCGCTGGAGGGGACGTTCCTCGGCGGATGCCTGTTCAGCGGCCGCGCGGCGGGACGGGGTGCCGCCGCAGCAGTGTGACCCGCGGCGGTCTGCGCTGGCTGTTCAGCGGTCCGTGCGACCGGTCGTGCGGACCGCGGTGAGTCCCTCGCGGGGCGGGCGACGGACCAGCACGTGCCCGCGCCGAAGACTCAGCCGCGTCCACGACGGTGCGGTGAAGACGCGTACCGTCTCCTCGCCACCGATGAAGCCCAGCCCGAATGCGGCGAAGGCGACGCCGAGCGGCAGATCGGCGAGTTCCTCCGCGGGTGCTCCCCAGACATCCGATCTGATCACGCGCACCACGTCCTCGCCCGCGTCGGCAGGGAGCTTGTTCGCCACGGCCGCCATCCCCCACTGCGCGCGTGATGCGAGATCGGATGCCGCGATGTCTCCACCGGGCACCCACCCACCCTGTGGCGGCGAGATACCCGCCCATGCCGGGGCGAGGGCCGTCGCCGGCAGAGCGAGGGCTCGGTCCTCGGCCGCGTCCACAGCGAGTGACGTCGCGTCCACGACGAAGTCGCACTCCAGTTCGGGGTCGGCGCGGATCGCCCGCATTCCGAGGATGGTGGGCGTGCTGTCGAAGAGCCCTCGCGGCGCCAGCACGGCCGCCCACATCGTCAGGGTTCCCGCGGAGGACCGCAGGCGCACCGCGCCGTCGCCGAGTCGGGCGGCGCGACCGGCGAAGGTGAGGGCATCGGCGACGGCGTCGTGATCGGCGAGAAGAAGGCGCTCGGACATCCGACCTAAACTACCAACGATCGGGCGCCGCGCCCGGACAGGAGGAACAGGCGCGTGACCGAGCCCGAACACCCGGCGCACCCGGATCCGGGACACGGCGGATCCGACGTCGACCCCGTCGCGTCCATGCTCGCCGTTCTCGATCTCGAGGACTCCTCAGCTCGGACCACGGAAGACATCTTCACCGGGGTGTCGCAGCGGATGCCGCTCGGCCGCGTCTACGGCGGTCAGGTGCTGGCGCAGTCGCTCGTCGCCGCCGAGCGCACCATCCCCGAAGGCCGGACGGTCCATTCGATGCACGGCTACTTCCTCCGTCCCGGCGACGCAGGTCAGGGGATCACCTTCTCGGTGGACCGCATCCACGACGGCAGATCCTTCTCCACGCGACGCACACAGGCCTTCCAGTCGGGAGTGCCGATCTTCTCCGCGATCGCGTCCTTCCAGGACGACGATCCCGGGCTCGAACACCAGACGGGCCTCCCCGACGACCTTCCCGCTCCGGAGGATCTGCCCGACATCGAGGAGCAGCTGACCGGCCTGCACCCGATGTCCAAGCGGCTTTTCACCGATCGCCCCGTCGACGTTCGCCACGTGCCGTCGTCGATCTACATGCGGGTGGAAGGCGAGTGGGCACCCCGGCAGGCGGTGTGGCTGCGCACCCGCCGCGCGCTGCCGGATGAACCCGGCCTGCACCGGGCCGTCCTGGCCTACCTCAGCGACCTGACCATTCAGGAATCGATCCTGCGAGCTCACGGGGTCGCCTGGGCGACACCGGGACTGAAGGTGGCGAGCCTCGATCACGCGATGTGGTGGCATCGTCCGGCACGGGTCGACGAGTGGCTCGTGTACGTGCAGGAATCGCCGAGCGCCCGCGGCGGCCGGGGCCTCGCGCAGGGCAGGATCTTCACCCGCGACGGCGTGCTCGTCGCGAGCGTGGCTCAGGAGGTCATGGTTCGGGTGCCGAACACGGACGGCTGACTTCCCCGCGCGGCGTCGTCTAGCGGCGGTGCGCGTAGACGAGCGGCGGACCGACGTACGGCTCCCACGCCGCCCGCTCCTCGGCGCTCAGCCGGAGCGGGGCGCCGGAACGGGCGTCGACCTTGACCACGACCGTCGTCGCGCGCGCATAGATCGCCTGGGCTCCGTCGGGCGCGGCGGTCTCACGGGGGCTGCACACCTCGTAGCAGACCTCGATGCTCGAGCCGCCCAGCCTGCCGAACCACATCTGCACATCGAGCGGGTGGCGCTGGTACGGCACCGGCGCCAGGTACTCGATCTCCTGACGAGCGATCAGCGTGAGGACACCGGCGGAGATGCCGGAGGACAGCACCGCCGTGTCGGGGGCCGTCTCGCCGGGATCGGGAAGCCAGAATGCTCGGACACGCGCCTCTTCGAGAAGCTTCAGCATCGCTGTGTTGTTGACGTGGTTGAACGCGTCGAGATCCCCCCAGCGCAGGGGGATCGGGATGTGCAGCCGGAGGCCGAACGGTGTCGTCTCGGTGGCGACGACGGGTTCAGTCACGGGTGAGCTTGCGGTAGGCCGAGCGGTGCGGGGTCGCGGCGTCGGGGCCGAGCCGATCGATCTTGTTCTGCTCATAGGCATCGAAGTTGCCCTCGAACCAGTACCACTTGTCGGGGTGCTCCTCGGTGCCCTCGTACGCCAGGATGTGGGTGGCGATCCGGTCGAGGAACCACCGGTCGTGGGTGATGACCACGGCGCAACCGGGGAACTCCAGCAAGGCGTTCTCCAGCGACTGGAGCGTCTCGACATCGAGGTCGTTGGTCGGCTCGTCGAGGAGGAGCAGGTTGCCGCCCTCTTTCAGCGTCAGCGCGAGATTCAGGCGGTTCCGCTCGCCTCCGGAGAGCACGCCGGCCTTCTTCTGCTGGTCGGGCCCTTTGAAACCGAACTTCGACACGTACGCACGGGAGGGGATCTCCGTCTTGCCGACCGTGATGATGTCCAGACCGTCGGAGACGACTTCCCACAGCGTCTTCTCGGGATCGATGTTGGCGCGGGACTGGTCGACGTAGCTGATCTTGACCG encodes the following:
- a CDS encoding DNA-formamidopyrimidine glycosylase family protein codes for the protein MPEGHSVHRIARQIAQNFVGRTVTASSPQGRFAEGAALIDGREARESRAVGKQMFVAFDGDLWLRVHLGLYGAWDFAGEIVSDPTIAASNGRMGQTNQRGTPPEAILDAAGENSLTSIGAPRRARGRVRMSEQTTGLPGEADSEEWPPPVRGQVRLRLLTDLTCADLRGPTACVIQTPDEVEQSLAKLGPDPLVDDAREGEERFVARVRRTVTPIGLLLMDQSVVSGIGNVYRAELLFRARLNPHTPGREVPEETVREIWRDWSRLLVIGVETGQMMTRDGLTAKERRSAMARREHRHWVYGRAGLPCRVCGTSVVVEEAASRKLYWCPSCQA
- a CDS encoding ribose-5-phosphate isomerase; protein product: MRIHIATDHAGLEFSTQLQHHLAAQGHQVIDHGPIEYDALDDYPAFCIRAAQAVVRDQAAGLESLGVVFGGSGNGEQIAANKVAGIRAALVWSIATAELAREHNDANVIAIGARQHTFDEASAFIDRFIATPFSREERHERRIAQIAAFEADGSLAPDPRATGTATGAAQADVLADETSSFDPEAG
- a CDS encoding ferrochelatase; the protein is MTELAPQDTSSDTPTVLFASPAAASGAPHVETPVAYDAVLLAGFGGPEGQDDVIPFLRNVTRGRGIPDERLEEVAHHYRHFGGVSPINAQNRALKAALETELASRGIDLPVYWGNRNWAPYLDEAVRQAADAGHTTLLGLATSAYSSFSSCRQYREDFARALNETGLGDTVTIDKVRQFFDHPGFVRPFVDGVHGAISGLLDDGIDPSRIHVLFSTHSIPTADAERSGPRDRDFGPGGAYEAQHLAVAEVVMADIAAEIPAAAGVPWQLVYQSRSGPPTQPWLEPDVVDVIEGLPEVGAQAVVIVPLGFVSDHMEVMWDLDTEAMEAAEEAGLRAVRTQTPGIDPAYVRGLVDLIEERLKGTPAADRPHRTDLGPWFDVCRPGCCENVRAGFKPAASGIAP
- the pepN gene encoding aminopeptidase N — its product is MPGENLTRLEAQERRAVVDTDSYQVDLDLTRGAEIFGSRTVVRFRGQPGSSTFIDLIARDVREITLNGRSIDPATAFADSRIALDGLAEDNELVIDADCVYTNTGEGLHRFVDPVDGEVYLYSQFEVPDSRRMFAVFEQPDLKATFRFTVTAPEAWEVVSNSPTPEPARHGDGTATWDFEPTPRISSYITALIAGPYEKTFSELTSASGRVIPLGVYARKSLWNHLDADYVFDKTRQGFAYFEEKFDYPYPFAKYDQLFVPEFNAGAMENAGAVTFTETYVFRSKVTDAVRERRVVTILHELAHMWFGDLVTMKWWNDLWLNESFAEWASTIATAEATEWTEAWTTFNAMEKTWAYRQDQLPSTHPVVAEINDLEDVQVNFDGITYAKGGSVLKQLAAWVGIEAFFAGVAAYFMKHEWSNTELSDLLTELEATSGRELTTWSKKWLETAGVNTLSPVIDESPDGTIRRFAIIQTAPADYPTIRPHRLGVGFYTLQDGALVRTHAVELDVDGDRTEVPELAGLVRPDLVLLNDGDLAYAKIRLDERSLQTAIDHLAGIADPLARSLVWGAAWDQTRDAEASATDYVDLVLRNIASETESTTVRTTLAQLLLASSSYVTPEKRDDTRRRVAGHLWALAQNAPAGSDSQLQFVTAFAAAACTQEQWAAVKSLRDGDVVLDGLQIDTDLSWQLLVSLAAGGIASIGDIETALAADNTAKGGEFAAQARAALPFPEAKRAAWASLVDRDDLPNTVVRSASLGFVNPAGRDLLADYVQPYFDMLLPVWESRTYKIAEYLIAGLYPAPLANTALRDATRAWLAEHADAPAALRRLVQENLAGVERALAVQERDAQ
- a CDS encoding mechanosensitive ion channel family protein, producing MTVISVSASAAPAEEPPALPAPWDVVLPVLQEIGWRALQVAIIVVAALLIAIILRAVIRRVVDRIVSGAKNRARVDDTQALERSPVAQVRVVQRTRTLGSILQNIVGVTIIVVALLLIVSVINPNILGSLTLLTAAVGAGLGFGAQNIVKDVLNGIFIVAEDQVGIGDVVDLGLATGIVEYVSVRVTHVRDVNGTLWYVRNGEITRIGNLSQGWSRVIVDVGVPADSDIDEVEHALQDAATGLAKDPKWRSRIVDRPEVWGLEAVTGETLVLRVVIRTRAHSKDDVARELRVRVKRATDDLGLSATVTSVRLEGHDGAHRVRGANPPKTKPTPVPIAAERPVWRPKLRPRRSRETPPPPGTAPPGTTTPPDADA
- a CDS encoding globin, with the translated sequence MSDAETSPRSFYDEVGGHDTFVRLVDVFYREVAADQVLRPMYPEEDLGPAKDRLTLFLEQYWGGPTTYSLQRGHPRLRMRHAPFHVNPDARDRWLRHMRTAVDELRLPPLQEETLWDYLHRAAFAMVNTFEPTKGS
- a CDS encoding FAD-binding dehydrogenase; translation: MASTEVLQADVLVIGWGLAGLVATAEAVSAGKRVILLDQEPRSNLGGQAWWSFGGLFLVDSPEQRRMGVRDSLALAEQDWWGTAGFDRPEDLWPRRWAEAYLDFAAGEKRAWLRGKGMSFFPVVGWAERGGYGATGPGNSVPRFHITWGTGPGVVAPFLRDVERAEAEGRVTILPRHRVTGLLPRDGAIGGAEGQILAPSGSARGRPSSREVVADFQITAGATIVASGGIGGNHDLVRQAWPDRLGTPPERMLAGVPAYVDGSMMQTAAASGARVINSDRMWHYVEGLHNVDPVWPAHGIRILPGPSSLWLDARGTRLPVPLYPGFDTLGTLAHLRRTGFDHSWFVLSSRIVEKEFTLSGSEQNPDLTGKDLPLLIRSRLGKGAAGPVQAFLDHGEDFVVRDTLDDLIAGMQALPGGDVLDGAQVRREVEARDREVENPFTKDAQIAMLRSARAFRGDRLIRTAAPHRLLDPKAGPLIAVRLGVVTRKTLGGIETDLDGRALGEGGSAVPGLFAAGEASGFGGGGVHGYRALEGTFLGGCLFSGRAAGRGAAAAV
- a CDS encoding acyl-CoA thioesterase II yields the protein MLAVLDLEDSSARTTEDIFTGVSQRMPLGRVYGGQVLAQSLVAAERTIPEGRTVHSMHGYFLRPGDAGQGITFSVDRIHDGRSFSTRRTQAFQSGVPIFSAIASFQDDDPGLEHQTGLPDDLPAPEDLPDIEEQLTGLHPMSKRLFTDRPVDVRHVPSSIYMRVEGEWAPRQAVWLRTRRALPDEPGLHRAVLAYLSDLTIQESILRAHGVAWATPGLKVASLDHAMWWHRPARVDEWLVYVQESPSARGGRGLAQGRIFTRDGVLVASVAQEVMVRVPNTDG
- a CDS encoding thioesterase family protein — translated: MTEPVVATETTPFGLRLHIPIPLRWGDLDAFNHVNNTAMLKLLEEARVRAFWLPDPGETAPDTAVLSSGISAGVLTLIARQEIEYLAPVPYQRHPLDVQMWFGRLGGSSIEVCYEVCSPRETAAPDGAQAIYARATTVVVKVDARSGAPLRLSAEERAAWEPYVGPPLVYAHRR